A genomic region of Campylobacter corcagiensis contains the following coding sequences:
- the tkt gene encoding transketolase, which produces MLEKISNTIKFLSADMVQAANSGHPGAPMGLSDVMSVLMKFINHNPKNPNWLNRDRLVFSGGHASALVYSYLYLTGYDLDLDDLKNFRQLHSKTPGHPEITTPGVEIATGPLGQGIANAVGFAMASKTAASMLNTDELKVIDHKVYCFCGDGDLQEGISYEACSLAGRHLLDNLVIIYDSNEITIEGSTNIAWSEDVKARFEAMGFDVARIDGHDYEQIAFALDEAKNKDKPYLIIANTKIGKGALELEGSEKTHGAPLGEDIVKRAKIKAGFDPEVKFFVSEDVLFETRMAVEKGDLAEALWKDSLKNLSSEKKELLKALENPDFSKIEFPDLKGENLATRDSNGKIINAIANAVPGFLGGSADLAPSNKSDLKGLGDFPCGRNIHYGIREHAMAAINNAYARYGLFIPFSATFFVFSDYLKTGARLAALMSLRHYFIFTHDSIGVGEDGPTHQPIEHLSSLRAMPNFYTFRPADGNENVASWKIALNKNAPSAFVLSRQKLKALPKAKFGGVENGAYLIEEKQNASITLVASGSEVQVCLEAAKILSKDNITANVVSAPCFELLCGQDDSYINRLFVGKVLAVEAASALEWYKFADEIYSMKTFGESGAASDLFKHFGFTGENIAKFAKDLL; this is translated from the coding sequence ATGTTAGAAAAAATCTCAAATACCATTAAATTTTTAAGTGCTGATATGGTTCAAGCTGCAAATTCAGGTCATCCTGGAGCACCGATGGGTCTAAGTGATGTGATGAGTGTGTTAATGAAATTTATAAACCACAACCCTAAAAATCCAAACTGGCTAAACCGCGATAGACTGGTTTTCTCAGGCGGGCATGCAAGCGCTTTAGTTTATAGTTATTTATATTTAACTGGCTATGATTTAGACCTTGATGATCTTAAAAATTTCCGCCAACTTCACTCAAAAACTCCAGGTCACCCAGAAATTACAACCCCAGGCGTTGAGATAGCTACTGGTCCTTTAGGTCAAGGCATTGCAAACGCAGTTGGCTTTGCTATGGCCTCAAAAACCGCAGCTAGTATGCTAAATACAGATGAGTTAAAAGTTATTGATCATAAAGTTTACTGTTTTTGTGGCGATGGGGATTTACAAGAAGGTATAAGCTATGAAGCGTGTTCTTTGGCTGGCAGGCACCTTTTGGATAATTTAGTTATCATTTATGACTCAAATGAGATAACTATTGAAGGATCAACTAACATCGCGTGGAGCGAAGATGTTAAGGCTAGATTTGAGGCGATGGGATTTGATGTAGCAAGAATTGATGGGCATGATTATGAGCAGATAGCTTTTGCTTTAGATGAAGCTAAAAACAAAGATAAACCTTATCTTATCATTGCAAATACTAAGATTGGCAAAGGAGCTTTAGAGCTTGAAGGAAGTGAAAAAACTCACGGTGCACCACTTGGCGAAGATATTGTTAAAAGAGCAAAAATCAAAGCTGGTTTTGATCCAGAGGTTAAATTTTTTGTAAGCGAAGATGTTTTGTTTGAAACAAGAATGGCGGTTGAAAAAGGTGATTTAGCTGAAGCTCTTTGGAAGGACTCTCTTAAAAATCTAAGTAGTGAGAAAAAAGAGCTTTTAAAAGCTCTTGAAAATCCAGATTTTTCTAAGATAGAATTTCCAGATTTAAAAGGTGAAAATTTAGCCACAAGAGATAGTAATGGTAAAATAATAAATGCTATTGCAAATGCTGTGCCTGGATTTTTAGGTGGAAGTGCTGATTTAGCGCCATCAAATAAGAGTGATTTAAAAGGTCTAGGGGATTTTCCATGTGGTAGAAATATCCATTATGGTATAAGAGAGCACGCTATGGCAGCGATAAATAACGCATATGCAAGATATGGGCTTTTTATACCGTTTTCGGCTACATTTTTTGTCTTTAGTGATTATTTAAAAACAGGTGCTCGCCTTGCTGCTCTTATGAGTTTAAGACACTATTTTATCTTTACTCACGATAGCATCGGCGTTGGTGAAGATGGTCCAACACATCAACCAATAGAGCATCTATCATCTCTTAGGGCTATGCCAAATTTTTATACTTTCCGCCCAGCTGATGGAAATGAAAATGTAGCTTCTTGGAAAATCGCTTTAAATAAAAACGCTCCTAGTGCTTTTGTGCTTTCAAGGCAGAAGTTAAAAGCACTTCCAAAGGCTAAATTTGGCGGCGTAGAAAATGGTGCTTATTTAATAGAAGAAAAGCAAAACGCTAGCATTACGCTAGTTGCTAGCGGAAGTGAAGTTCAGGTATGTTTAGAAGCAGCTAAAATTTTAAGTAAAGATAACATAACAGCAAATGTCGTTTCAGCTCCTTGTTTTGAGCTTTTATGTGGGCAAGATGATAGTTATATTAATAGACTTTTTGTTGGTAAAGTCTTAGCCGTTGAAGCAGCTAGTGCTTTGGAATGGTATAAATTTGCTGATGAAATTTACTCTATGAAGACATTTGGAGAAAGTGGCGCAGCTAGTGATCTTTTCAAGCACTTTGGCTTTACTGGTGAAAATATCGCTAAATTTGCCAAAGATCTACTTTAA
- a CDS encoding polyprenyl synthetase family protein: MKEKFESFLKANQIQAKSYHPYYEEALNYMLLSGGKHFRAQLLLGVVETLNPSRIDSALRVALGVEMIHTYSLIHDDLPVMDDSDLRRGVLTTHKKFDEVTALLVGDALNSRAFYEISRANLEPKVAIKCVEILSFAATQMVLGQALDCYFEKKTLSYEELKILHSHKTGALISASFELGAVISGVKDSLKFKEVGLKLGLLFQIVDDIIDVTMTKDEAGKPTHHDEDKNSFVNLLGLKGAQDERDKLISEIKIDDKKVQNLLDNLIEKYLKG; encoded by the coding sequence GTGAAAGAGAAATTTGAAAGCTTTTTAAAAGCAAACCAAATTCAAGCTAAAAGTTATCACCCTTACTACGAAGAAGCACTTAATTACATGCTTTTAAGCGGCGGAAAACACTTTCGTGCTCAGCTACTTTTAGGCGTGGTTGAAACTTTAAATCCAAGTAGGATTGATAGTGCTTTAAGAGTTGCTTTGGGTGTTGAGATGATACACACTTACTCGCTAATTCATGATGATTTACCTGTTATGGATGATTCGGATTTAAGAAGAGGGGTTTTAACAACTCATAAAAAATTTGATGAAGTTACGGCTTTACTTGTTGGAGATGCGTTAAACTCAAGAGCATTTTATGAAATTTCAAGAGCAAATTTAGAGCCAAAAGTAGCTATAAAATGTGTAGAAATTTTAAGTTTTGCTGCAACCCAGATGGTTTTAGGGCAAGCACTTGATTGCTATTTTGAAAAAAAGACTCTAAGTTATGAAGAGCTTAAAATTTTACACTCTCATAAAACTGGTGCTTTAATCTCTGCTAGTTTTGAACTAGGAGCTGTTATATCTGGAGTTAAAGATAGCTTGAAATTTAAAGAAGTAGGGCTAAAACTAGGACTTTTATTTCAAATAGTTGATGATATAATCGATGTAACTATGACAAAAGATGAAGCAGGAAAACCTACTCATCATGATGAAGATAAAAACTCATTTGTAAATTTACTAGGTCTTAAAGGTGCTCAAGATGAGCGAGATAAACTTATATCTGAGATAAAAATAGATGATAAAAAAGTTCAAAATTTACTAGATAACTTAATAGAAAAATACCTAAAAGGATAA
- a CDS encoding YbaB/EbfC family nucleoid-associated protein: MFDGVDFSKMTDMLEELQNKAKELENENDNKEFSVKSGAGMVEIKINGKGEVMDLNIDDSLLEDKESLQILLISAMNDAVKLIENEKKNLALKMMGGFGNLGNFGEQK; this comes from the coding sequence ATGTTTGATGGAGTTGATTTTAGCAAGATGACAGATATGCTCGAAGAGCTTCAAAACAAGGCAAAAGAGCTAGAAAATGAAAACGATAATAAAGAATTTTCTGTAAAAAGTGGTGCTGGAATGGTTGAAATAAAGATAAATGGTAAAGGCGAAGTTATGGATTTAAACATCGATGATAGCTTGCTTGAAGATAAAGAGAGCTTGCAAATTTTACTTATTTCAGCGATGAATGATGCTGTAAAACTCATAGAAAATGAAAAGAAAAACCTAGCTTTAAAGATGATGGGCGGGTTTGGAAATTTAGGTAACTTTGGAGAGCAGAAGTGA